From a single Mobula birostris isolate sMobBir1 chromosome 13, sMobBir1.hap1, whole genome shotgun sequence genomic region:
- the LOC140207589 gene encoding protein NLRC3-like: protein MERLEQAIEEGVEGVSFMLMGEDHFTGREYQSVTELAEKGNQAGASKLLLDLVMEKGSGARRVMWASFVKLHHHLPKLSRILNEIRERGDGQFAYMDTDQDLSEVPTHLKDVRWKHMEILHGQTEKLRVNTILTQDKVKIFQLVDRYVELTVISTVRDRTLVEHELLARGRDHEEWREKHLCGKLEKIWIDQLFKRSFVQKLKSSFFGNKSGISAAVAGVPGIGKTTLVQKIVYDWATGKINQLFQFVFSFKFRDLNSINCRINLRELILDQYPYFGNSLREVWKNPEGLLFIFDGLDEFKDRINFADSQRDTESQNVCPNPEFKCRVSDIVYSLIQHKLLPGCSVLVTTRPTALHLLEKADISVRAEILGFVGEERKEYFIKHFEDETVAAAVFKHVKKNEILYTMSCNPSYCCVLAQALGPFFTQRVRDPQRVPKTITQLYSYYTYNILKNHGRETENPRDMLLRVGQMAFRGVSEKKILFTDVDMINYNLHPSQFLSGLLMGLLEREDSARSVVYTFPHLTIQEFVAAVAQFLDPHPRDILKFLTEARNTTDGRFEVFLRFIAGLSSPMTARGLEEFLGPFPHQTTCQVIDWVKEDVKRQIGNTECEAGKRSLLNTLHYLFESQNRGLAQDTLGSVETLSFSGMTLTPIDCAVLSHVIGLCDTIKHLNLAGCHIQCEGIQRLGPGLHKCQALRIGHNKLRDSGAKLVSAALRNLERKIQKLGLGGVGLTDSGAEDLISALSINPSLTELDLGWNSLTDRSVPALRDLILTLPSLDWIELRGNRFSETKWKELRSLLEPRPGLTVSV, encoded by the exons ATGGAGCGACTGGAGCAggcgattgaggagggtgtggagggagtcaGCTTCATGTTAATGGGCGAAGATCACTTCACTGGGCGAGAGTATCAG AGTGTGACTGAGCTCGCGGAGAAGGGAAACCAAGCGGGCGCATCCAAACTCCTCCTGGATCTGGTGATGGAGAAGGGCTCCGGGgcccggagggtgatgtgggCATCCTTTGTGAAACTACATCACCATTTACCGAAGCTGAGCAGGATATTGAATGAAATACGGGAACGTG GTGACGGCCAGTTCGCCTACATGGACACTGACCAAGATTTATCTGAAGTGCCCACGCATCTGAAAG ATGTTCGATGGAAGCACATGGAAATTCTGCACGGGCAAACAGAGAaactgagagtgaacacgataCTGACGCAGGACAAGGTGAAgattttccagctggttgatcgatacgttgagctcacggtcatttctactgttcgagatcggaccctggtggaacatgagctgctggcaagaggcagagaccacgaggagtggagagaaaaacatcTCTGCGGAAAGCTGGAAAAAATCTGGATTGATCAGTTATTCAAGAGGAGCTTTGTTCAAAAATTGAAAAGCTCTTTCTTTGGAAACAAATCTGGGATTTctgcagcagtggccggagtcccaGGGATTGGGAAAACAACACTGGTACAAAAGATTGTATATGACTGGGCCACGGGGAAAATAAACCAACTATTCCAGTTTGTCTTTAGTTTCAAATTCCGGGATTTAAACTCCATAAACTGCAGAATAAACCTGagggaactgattctggatcagtatccttactttgggaattccttgagagaggtctggaagaacccagagggattgttgtttatattcgatggtttggatgaattcaagGACAGGATCAATTTTGCTGACAGTCAGAGAGACACAGAATCACAGAATGTCTGCCCAAATCCTGAATTCAAATGCAGGGTGTcggacattgtgtacagtttaatccagcacaagctgctcccagggtgttcagtgctggtgaccacccgaCCCACAGCAttacatttattggaaaaggcaGACATCAGTGTccgggctgaaatcctgggatttgttggtgaggaacggaaggaatatttcatcaaACATTTTGAAGATGAGACAgtggcagcagctgttttcaaacacgtgaagaagaacgagatcctgtacaccatgagctgcaacccctcctactgctgtgTCCTCGCTCaggcactgggccccttcttcacacaaagagtcagggacccgcagcgagttcccaagaccatcacccaactgtaCTCCTACTATacttacaacatcctgaaaaaccacggccgtgagacTGAAAACCCCCGTGACATGTTACTCAGGGtcggtcagatggccttcagaggagtgtcCGAGAAGAAGATTCTGTTTACAGATGTAGATATGATCAACTACAATCTGCatccttcccagttcctgtctgGATTACTGATGgggcttttggagagagaggattctgcccggagcgtggtgtacacattcccacacctcaccatccaagagtttgtagctgcagtcgcacaattccTGGATCCACATCCCAGggatatcctgaaattcctcactgaagcccgCAACACGACTGATGGGcgatttgaggtatttctccgttttATTGCTGGTCTCTCCTCCCCAATGACAGCTCGGGGTCTGGAGGAatttctgggtccatttcctcatcaaacaacctgccaggtgattgactgggtgaaggaggatgtTAAACGTCAGATTGGAAACACAGAGTGtgaagctggtaaaaggagcctcctgaacacattgcactacctgtttgagtctcagaatcgtggactggctcaggACACGCTGGGATCagtggaaacactttcattcagtggaatgacactgaccccgattgactgcgcggtcctgtctcatgtcatcggactctgtgatacaataaaacacctcAACCTGGCTGGctgccacattcagtgtgaaggaatccagcggctgggaccAGGGCTGCACAAGTGCCAAGCTTTGAG AATTGGGCACAATAAACTGAGAGATTCAGGAGCGAAACTGGTGTCCgcggctctgaggaacctggagcgtaaaatacagaaactggg GCTGGGgggtgtcggtctcacagattctggtgccgaggatctcatcTCCGCTCTCAGTATAAACCCATCACTGACAGAGCTGGACCTGGGATGGAACTCGCTCACAGAccgatctgtccccgctctccgagacctcatactgaccctcccgagtcTGGATTGGATCGA gctgaggGGGAATCGGTTCAGTGAGACCAAGTGGAAGGAACTGAGATCTCTTCTGGAACCCAGACCTGGACTGACAGTGTCCGtgtga